The following proteins are co-located in the Labrys monachus genome:
- a CDS encoding ABC transporter permease, translating to MSDTTVPVLREARRWRIDWVDAGPFIALIALVLIGFLINPDFLSLTNITNVVTRSAFIAIIAVGATFVISSGGLDLSVGSMAAFVTGIMIMAMNHLAPSMGHGAILAGMALVLCAGALCGLFNGLIVTIGRIDPFIATLGTMGIFRALITFLADGGTIPLARDLRDTFRPAYFGTVLGVPIPILVSAAVALAGAFVLYRTKYGRRCAAVGANEDVARFSGISVARIRTIAFVIQGACVAIAAICYVPRLGAATPTTGLLWELQVITSVVIGGTALGGGKGHIWGTIAGAVILEMIANLMVLSDFISEYLVAAVQGVIIIIAMLIQRFSR from the coding sequence ATGAGCGACACCACCGTCCCGGTTCTGCGCGAGGCACGGCGCTGGCGGATCGACTGGGTCGATGCCGGCCCGTTCATCGCGCTGATCGCCCTCGTCCTGATCGGCTTCCTGATCAATCCCGATTTCCTCTCGCTCACCAACATCACCAATGTCGTCACGCGTTCGGCCTTCATCGCCATCATCGCGGTGGGCGCGACCTTCGTGATCTCGTCGGGCGGCCTGGACCTGTCCGTCGGCTCGATGGCGGCCTTCGTGACCGGCATCATGATCATGGCGATGAACCATCTGGCGCCGAGCATGGGCCACGGCGCCATCCTCGCCGGCATGGCGCTGGTGCTCTGCGCCGGCGCCCTGTGCGGGCTCTTCAACGGGCTGATCGTCACCATCGGCCGCATCGACCCGTTCATCGCGACCCTCGGCACCATGGGCATCTTCCGGGCCCTGATCACCTTCCTGGCCGATGGCGGCACCATTCCGCTCGCCCGGGATCTGCGCGACACCTTCCGCCCGGCCTATTTCGGCACCGTGCTGGGCGTGCCGATCCCGATCCTGGTGTCGGCGGCGGTGGCGCTCGCCGGCGCCTTCGTGCTCTATCGCACCAAATATGGGCGCCGCTGCGCCGCCGTCGGCGCCAATGAGGACGTGGCGCGCTTCTCCGGCATCTCGGTGGCGCGCATCCGCACCATCGCCTTCGTCATCCAGGGCGCATGCGTCGCCATCGCCGCCATCTGCTACGTGCCGCGGCTCGGCGCGGCCACGCCGACCACCGGCCTGCTGTGGGAGCTGCAGGTGATCACCTCCGTCGTCATCGGCGGCACGGCGCTCGGCGGCGGCAAGGGGCACATCTGGGGCACCATCGCCGGCGCCGTCATCCTGGAGATGATCGCCAACCTGATGGTCCTGTCCGATTTCATCTCCGAATATCTGGTGGCCGCAGTCCAGGGCGTCATCATCATCATCGCGATGCTCATCCAGAGATTCTCCAGATAA